A single Biomphalaria glabrata chromosome 2, xgBioGlab47.1, whole genome shotgun sequence DNA region contains:
- the LOC106056257 gene encoding myoglobin-like, protein MPNQSVNTNGIAGRSQSFDFNLNSFKISVNFGFLVENPLTSLPTYFNPWNTLAEQLPELYKAKRVREAVHELPLLDYNQLSGHRQLRLAHLQLSFITAGYVWQNGEAGIPKSLPKSLAVPFYRISELLGMQPVLCHAGLALANWRLKDPNGAFDFENLQCIYHLPGGYDGDWFCIIPFMVEFNFAKCLKNFVEILNLLNVAEVSNARDAALTDIENRVALQLDEINKVIQMMTKSLTRMHDHLDAKTFFNEVRPFLAGWGGEGTPLPDGLVYEGISTTPIKMLGDSAAQSSTNQALDGLLGVEHKKSQRDVLVKMRNYMPPEHKRFVEYLENRPYGLRNLVESSTNDVLKSSYNNCITALVQMRTYHIQIVSKYIIVASKGMNEGNYKSLDSKGTGGTSVMPFLKDVRADTETKMIGSRQSKKSWLTIGAVTAVGVAVIFGAVRFFKQK, encoded by the exons atgccaAATCAGAGTGTTAACACTAATGGGATTGCAGGTAGATCACAGAGCTTTGATTTCAATCTTAATAGTTTCAAGATATCAGTAAATTTTGGATTTTTGGTGGAGAATCCATTG ACATCTCTTCCAACCTACTTCAATCCCTGGAATACATTAGCTGAACAATTACCTGAATTGTACAAAGCAAAGAGAGTCAGAGAAGCTGTTCATGAG ttaccTTTATTAGACTACAACCAACTGTCTGGTCACAGGCAGCTCAGATTGGCCCATCTACAGCTCAGTTTTATTACTGCTGGCTATGTGTGGCAAAATGGGGAAGCTGGCATTccaaaa TCACTTCCAAAAAGCTTGGCAGTCCCTTTCTATCGTATATCTGAGCTCCTCGGGATGCAGCCAGTTTTATGCCATGCAGGTCTTGCCCTCGCCAACTGGAGACTGAAAGATCCTAATGG aGCTTTTGATTTTGA AAATCTACAGTGTATTTACCATCTACCTGGAGGATATGATGGTGATTGGTTTTGTATCATTCCCTTCATGGTAGAATTCAATTTTGCTAAATGTTTAAAG AATTTTGTTGAGATTTTGAATCTGCTAAATGTTGCTGAGGTATCAAATGCAAGAGATGCAGCTTTGACTGACATAGAGAATAGGGTAGCCTTGCAGCTAGATGAAATCAACAAAGTTATTCAGATGATGACTAAATCACTGACCAGAATGCATG atcatTTGGATGCTAAAACCTTTTTCAATGAAGTTCGTCCATTCTTAGCAGG GTGGGGTGGAGAAGGAACTCCACTGCCAGATGGACTTGTCTATGAAGGCATCTCAACTACACCCATCAAA ATGCTGGGAGATAGTGCTGCTCAAAGTTCAACCAATCAAGCATTAGATGGCCTGCTAGGAGTGGAGcataaaaaaa gtcaaaGAGATGTACTGGTGAAGATGAGAAATTACATGCCACCTGAACACAAAAGATTTGTTGAATATTTAGAAAACAGACCTTATGGTTTGAGAAATCtag TTGAATCAAGTACCAATGATGTCCTGAAGTCATCTTACAATAACTGCATTACTGCTTTAGTTCAAATGAGAACATACCACATCCAAATAGTCTCCAA ATATATTATTGTAGCATCGAAGGGGATGAATGAAGGCAATTACAAAAGTTTAGACTCTAAAGGAACTGGTGGAACAa gtGTAATGCCATTCCTTAAAGATGTTAGAGCAGACACAGAAACCAAAATGATTGGTTCAAGGCAATCTAAAAAGTCATGGTTAACTATAGGTGCAGTTACTGCAGTAGGAGTTGCAGTCATTTTTGGAGCTGTgcgattttttaaacaaaagtaa